In the genome of Triticum urartu cultivar G1812 chromosome 5, Tu2.1, whole genome shotgun sequence, one region contains:
- the LOC125510295 gene encoding disease resistance protein RGA4-like, whose translation MESAASAFLRSVMGKLFQVLEKEYNKQKGLRQDTLSIQEDVRMIAAAMDDRLHALRRGEQRTAVARIYSEEMLGLVHDAQDCIDRIVHRLTCRPRVGGGGGGGGAALIRRVAAVAHELRKVQSRSGFADEIRKLKARLKLAHERVLGIPIPPAAASCCHEFAAAAPSCRFARNPVGIGRPVEDLLSMLDEVEGEKEQLRVISVVGFGGLGKTTLARAVYEDPHAVEKFHCRAWVAAGRWSPEVTGHGVGEILRDVLQQVRPKDAMDVVADNGQRIEALLKEYLKDKRYLIVIDDMGMEQWSTINSIFENNGKSSRILLTTTIQSTANICSHGNGYVYQMNTLGEEDSKKIALQEVRSPELEQGSMPLLQKCGGLPLALVSVSDFLKCSGEPTGERCAELCRNLGSHLREKHGHDNFAELRKVLMHNYDSLSVYAMTCLLYLGVFPNNRPLKRKVVIRRWLAEGYARSDSLRSEEDIADETFKALVDRNIIQSIGTRNNAQVKTCMTHGIMHEFMLHKSVSQGFIATSSRDHPRPHAYVNNACHLSIHGGNVTDSEASDEDLSRVRSLTVFGKAGDAISYVRKCKLLRVLDLEECSDLEDSHLKHIGKLWHLKYLSVGGSIAKLPSSIDGLHCLETLDLRRTKIKTVPIEAIMLYHLAHLFGKFTVDKEDLNNANKMSKATKFLSGNKSNLKTLAGFVTNERQGFLQLMVYMRNLRKVKIWCGPVANGSNYTNDLSKAIQEFTKVPMDNMGARSLSLDSEECSEDLLSSLAFEPCSEDSKYDVRSLKLRGKLLQLPPFVPLLSGLTELCISSATLTRDLLSCLINLRNLLYLKLIANELERFEMKSGAFPSLRRLSFVVQSLTSALPAIEQGALPNLVSLQLLCPSLVGLSGIQIRHLRHLKEVTVDSGVPDQTRQDWEQATKNHPNRPRLMLHKSGVRVESEGPGNEEVSAVRDKRKICVVQPSLDDGLDSSLKKMRLSSESSSRLQVIVQSTSSSGH comes from the exons ATGGAATCGGCGGCGAGCGCCTTCCTGAGGAGCGTGATGGGGAAGCTGTTCCAGGTGCTGGAGAAGGAGTACAACAAGCAGAAGGGCCTCCGGCAGGACACCCTCTCCATCCAGGAGGACGTCCGCATGATCGCCGCCGCCATGGACGACCGCCTCCACGCCCTGCGCAGGGGCGAGCAACGCACCGCCGTTGCCAGGATCTACAGCGAGGAGATGCTTGGCCTGGTGCACGACGCCCAGGACTGCATCGACCGCATCGTCCACCGCCTCACCTGCAGGCCCCGcgttggcggcggcggaggcggaggaggagcggCGCTGATCCGCCGGGTCGCCGCCGTCGCCCACGAGCTGAGGAAGGTCCAGAGTCGCTCGGGCTTCGCCGACGAGATCCGCAAGCTCAAGGCCCGCCTCAAGCTGGCGCACGAGCGCGTCCTCGGCATCCCCatcccccccgccgccgccagctGCTGCCACGAGTtcgcggcggcggcgccgtcgtGTCGTTTCGCGCGCAACCCGGTGGGCATCGGGAGGCCCGTGGAGGATCTCCTGTCGATGCTGGATGAGGTGGAGGGCGAGAAGGAGCAGCTGAGGGTGATCTCCGTGGTGGGGTTCGGCGGCTTGGGGAAGACCACCCTCGCGAGGGCTGTGTACGAGGACCCTCACGCCGTGGAGAAATTCCATTGCCGTGCTTGGGTTGCCGCCGGTCGGTGGTCGCCAGAGGTCACCGGCCACGGGGTCGGTGAGATCCTACGCGATGTACTCCAGCAAGTTCGCCCCAAAGACGCCATGGACGTTGTTGCTGATAATGGCCAACGTATTGAAGCCTTGCTCAAGGAATACCTCAAGGATAAGAG GTATTTAATTGTCATAGATGACATGGGGATGGAGCAATGGAGCACTATAAATTCCATCTTTGAAAACAATGGCAAAAGCAGCAGAATCCTACTGACCACAACTATTCAGTCAACAGCTAATATCTGCAGCCATGGCAATGGTTATGTGTACCAAATGAACACACTTGGTGAAGAGGACTCCAAGAAAATAGCTCTTCAGGAGGTACGGTCACCTGAGCTGGAGCAGGGGTCCATGCCGCTGCTGCAGAAATGCGGTGGTCTTCCACTTGCTCTCGTCAGTGTCTCCGATTTCCTGAAATGCTCAGGTGAGCCTACGGGGGAGCGATGCGCAGAGCTATGCCGTAACCTGGGTTCTCATCTGAGAGAGAAGCATGGCCATGACAATTTCGCAGAACTAAGAAAGGTGCTGATGCATAACTATGACAGTTTGTCAGTGTATGCTATGACCTGCTTGCTATATCTTGGTGTATTCCCTAACAATCGTCCCCTCAAGAGGAAAGTTGTTATCAGGAGGTGGTTAGCGGAAGGATATGCACGGAGTGATTCTCTTCGCAGTGAGGAGGACATTGCGGATGAGACTTTCAAGGCGCTTGTCGACCGGAATATCATACAGTCCATTGGCACAAGGAATAATGCGCAAGTGAAGACGTGCATGACTCATGGCATCATGCACGAGTTCATGCTGCACAAGTCCGTGTCACAGGGGTTCATCGCGACATCGTCTCGTGATCATCCAAGACCCCATGCCTATGTTAATAATGCCTGCCACCTTTCTATCCATGGTGGCAATGTGACAGATAGTGAGGCCTCTGACGAGGATTTATCTCGTGTTCGGTCTCTAACAGTCTTTGGAAAAGCAGGTGATGCTATTTCTTATGTTCGTAAATGCAAACTGCTACGAGTCTTGGATCTGGAAGAATGCAGTGATCTGGAAGATAGTCACCTCAAACACATAGGCAAGCTATGGCATCTAAAATATCTAAGTGTTGGGGGCAGTATTGCGAAGCTTCCGAGCAGCATCGATGGACTGCACTGCTTAGAGACCCTGGATTTAAGGAGAACCAAGATAAAGACAGTGCCCATTGAGGCCATTATGCTGTACCACTTAGCTCATCTGTTCGGAAAGTTTACAGTTGACAAAGAAGATCTAAACAATGCAAACAAGATGAGCAAAGCAACGAAGTTCTTGTCCGGAAACAAGAGCAACCTGAAGACTTTAGCTGGATTTGTCACAAACGAAAGGCAAGGGTTTCTTCAACTTATGGTTTACATGAGAAATCTGAGAAAGGTCAAGATATGGTGTGGGCCAGTTGCAAATGGAAGTAACTACACCAATGATCTTTCCAAGGCCATTCAGGAGTTCACCAAGGTCCCCATGGACAATATGGGTGCCCGTTCTCTATCACTTGATTCAGAAGAATGTTCCGAAGACTTGCTGAGTTCGCTTGCTTTTGAGCCATGCTCGGAGGATTCCAAATATGATGTAAGGTCACTGAAGCTACGTGGCAAGCTACTCCAGTTACCCCCGTTTGTTCCCTTGCTGTCAGGTCTCACTGAACTGTGTATTTCATCAGCTACTCTGACACGGGATCTTCTATCGTGTCTGATCAATTTGAGAAACTTGCTTTACCTCAAGTTGATTGCGAATGAGCTTGAGAGATTTGAAATGAAATCAGGGGCATTCCCAAGCCTGCGTCGTCTGTCCTTTGTAGTGCAAAGTCTCACTTCAGCTCTGCCAGCAATCGAACAAGGAGCTCTGCCGAACCTTGTTTCACTCCAGCTGCTCTGCCCGAGTCTAGTTGGTCTTTCCGGCATCCAAATCAGACACCTCAGACATCTCAAGGAAGTCACGGTTGACTCTGGAGTGCCTGACCAAACACGACAAGACTGGGAGCAAGCAACAAAGAACCATCCGAATAGGCCGAGACTCATGTTGCACAAAAGTGGTGTTCGAGTGGAAAGCGAGGGTCCGGGGAATGAAGAAGTTTCAGCTGTGAGGGACAAGCGGAAAATATGTGTAGTCCAACCAAGTTTGGATGATGGACTGGATTCTAGTCTCAAGAAGATGAGACTTTCATCAGAGTCTTCTTCGCGGCTTCAAGTGATTGTCCAATCAACTTCCTCATCTGGTCACTGA